A window from Pseudomonas frederiksbergensis encodes these proteins:
- a CDS encoding sensor histidine kinase produces the protein MPMSFSLTQMILISAAYLAVLFGVAWVSERGMIPRAIIRHPLTYTLSLGVYASAWAFYGTVGLAYQYGYGFLSSYLGVSGAFLLAPVLLYPILKITRTYQLSSLADLFAFRFRSTWAGALTTIFMLIGVLPLLALQIQAVADSIGILTREPVQHRVALSFCALITLFTIFFGSRHIATREKHEGLVFAIAFESVIKLIAIGGVGLYALYGVFDGPQQLELWLLQNQTALAALHTPLQEGPWRTLLLVFFASAIVMPHMYHMTFTENLNPRSLVSASWGLPLFLLLMSLAVPLILWAGLKLGATTNPEYFTLGIGIAANSKALALLAYIGGLSAASGLIIVTTLALSGMALNHLVLPLYQPPAEGNIYRWLKWTRRGLIVAIIMAGYGFYLMLGAEQDLANLGIVAFVATLQFLPGVLSVLYWPTANRRGFIAGLLAGILVWLVTMLLPLVGNLQGFYIPLLNMIYVLDDTSWHMAAIASLAANVLMFTLISLFTNASSEEASAAEACAVDNVRRPQRRELHAASPQEFATQLAKPLGAKAAQKEVEQALRDLYLPFDERRPYALRRLRDRIEANLSGLMGPSVAQDMVETFLPYKAGGENYVTEDIHFIESRLEDYHSRLTGLAAELDALRRYHRQTLQELPMGVCSLAKDQEILMWNKAMEELTGIAAQRVVGSRLSTIADPWKELLQGFINLPDEHLHKQHLALDGQTRWLNLHKAAIDEPLAPGNSGLVLLVEDLTETQMLEDKLVHSERLASIGRLAAGVAHEIGNPITGIACLAQNLREEREEDSELKEISGQILEQTKRVSRIVQSLMSFAHAGSHQHNDEPVCLAEVAQDAIGLLALNRRNFEVQFYNLCDPDHWVEGDPQRLAQVLINLLSNARDASPPGSAVRVKSEAGEHTVDLIVEDEGSGIPQNIMDRLFEPFFTTKDPGEGTGLGLALVYSIVEEHYGQITIDSPADVQSQRGTRIRVTLPRHVEATSAVN, from the coding sequence ATGCCGATGAGCTTTAGCCTGACCCAGATGATCCTGATCAGCGCCGCCTACCTGGCGGTGCTGTTCGGCGTAGCCTGGGTCAGCGAACGGGGCATGATTCCCCGGGCGATCATTCGCCACCCGCTGACGTACACCTTGTCGCTGGGCGTCTATGCCAGTGCGTGGGCGTTTTACGGCACGGTGGGTCTGGCCTATCAATACGGCTACGGATTTTTGTCCAGTTATCTGGGTGTCTCCGGCGCGTTTCTGCTGGCACCGGTGCTTTTGTACCCGATCCTGAAAATCACTCGCACCTATCAGCTGTCGTCGCTGGCCGATCTGTTCGCCTTCCGTTTTCGCAGTACCTGGGCCGGAGCCCTGACGACGATCTTCATGCTGATCGGCGTGCTGCCGCTGCTGGCGTTGCAGATCCAGGCGGTGGCCGACTCCATCGGCATCCTCACCCGCGAGCCGGTGCAGCATCGCGTGGCCCTGAGCTTCTGCGCACTGATTACGCTGTTCACGATTTTCTTCGGCTCGCGCCACATCGCCACTCGCGAGAAACACGAAGGCCTGGTGTTTGCGATTGCTTTTGAATCGGTGATCAAGTTGATCGCCATCGGCGGCGTTGGCCTCTATGCGCTGTACGGCGTGTTCGACGGCCCGCAACAGCTGGAACTGTGGCTGCTGCAAAACCAGACCGCCCTCGCCGCTTTGCACACGCCGTTGCAGGAAGGCCCATGGCGCACGTTGCTGCTGGTGTTCTTCGCTTCGGCGATTGTGATGCCGCACATGTACCACATGACGTTTACCGAAAACCTCAACCCGCGCTCGCTGGTCAGTGCGAGCTGGGGCTTGCCGCTGTTCCTGCTGTTGATGAGCCTGGCGGTACCGCTGATTCTCTGGGCCGGGCTGAAACTCGGCGCCACCACCAACCCGGAATACTTCACGCTGGGTATCGGCATCGCGGCCAACAGCAAGGCTTTGGCGCTATTGGCCTATATCGGCGGATTGTCGGCGGCCAGCGGTTTGATCATCGTCACCACCCTGGCCCTGTCCGGGATGGCCCTGAACCATTTGGTGCTGCCGCTCTATCAGCCGCCGGCCGAAGGCAATATCTACCGCTGGCTGAAGTGGACCCGCCGGGGGCTGATCGTCGCGATCATCATGGCCGGTTACGGTTTCTACCTGATGCTGGGTGCGGAACAGGACCTGGCGAATCTCGGGATCGTCGCCTTCGTCGCCACCCTGCAGTTCCTGCCGGGCGTGCTGTCGGTACTGTACTGGCCGACCGCCAACCGCCGTGGTTTCATCGCCGGTTTGCTCGCGGGGATTCTGGTGTGGCTGGTGACCATGCTGCTGCCGCTGGTCGGCAATCTGCAAGGCTTCTACATACCGCTGCTGAACATGATCTACGTGCTCGACGACACCAGTTGGCACATGGCGGCGATCGCCTCGCTGGCGGCCAACGTGCTGATGTTCACCCTGATCTCACTGTTCACCAACGCCAGCAGCGAAGAGGCCAGCGCCGCGGAAGCCTGCGCTGTGGACAACGTGCGCCGGCCGCAACGTCGCGAATTGCACGCCGCCTCACCCCAGGAATTCGCCACACAGCTTGCCAAACCCTTGGGCGCCAAGGCAGCGCAGAAAGAAGTCGAACAGGCCCTGCGCGACCTCTATCTGCCTTTCGATGAGCGCCGGCCTTACGCCCTGCGCCGCTTGCGCGACCGCATCGAAGCCAACCTTTCCGGCCTGATGGGGCCGAGTGTGGCTCAGGACATGGTCGAAACATTCCTGCCTTACAAGGCCGGCGGCGAAAACTATGTCACCGAAGACATCCACTTCATCGAAAGTCGTCTCGAGGATTACCACTCGCGCCTGACCGGGCTTGCCGCCGAACTCGATGCCCTGCGCCGCTATCACCGCCAGACCCTGCAGGAATTGCCGATGGGCGTCTGTTCGCTGGCCAAGGATCAGGAAATCCTCATGTGGAACAAAGCCATGGAGGAGCTGACCGGGATTGCCGCACAGCGTGTGGTCGGTTCGCGTCTGAGCACCATTGCCGATCCCTGGAAAGAGCTGCTGCAAGGCTTCATCAATCTGCCGGACGAGCACTTGCACAAACAGCACCTGGCCCTCGACGGCCAGACGCGCTGGCTGAACCTGCACAAAGCCGCGATCGATGAACCGCTGGCACCGGGCAACAGCGGTTTGGTGTTGCTGGTAGAAGACCTGACCGAAACCCAGATGCTCGAAGACAAACTGGTGCACTCCGAGCGCCTGGCCAGCATCGGCCGACTCGCCGCCGGCGTGGCCCATGAAATCGGCAACCCGATCACGGGCATCGCCTGCCTGGCGCAGAACCTGCGCGAAGAACGTGAAGAAGACAGCGAACTGAAGGAAATCAGCGGGCAGATCCTGGAGCAGACCAAACGCGTGTCGCGCATCGTTCAGTCGCTGATGAGCTTCGCCCATGCCGGCAGTCATCAGCACAACGACGAGCCCGTCTGTCTGGCCGAAGTGGCCCAGGATGCCATCGGTTTGCTTGCCCTGAACCGGCGCAATTTCGAAGTGCAGTTCTACAACCTGTGCGATCCCGACCACTGGGTCGAAGGCGACCCGCAGCGGCTTGCACAGGTACTGATCAACCTGCTCTCAAACGCCCGCGACGCCTCGCCTCCCGGCAGTGCGGTGCGGGTCAAAAGCGAAGCCGGCGAACACACGGTCGACCTGATCGTGGAAGACGAAGGCAGCGGTATTCCGCAGAACATCATGGATAGATTGTTCGAACCTTTCTTCACCACCAAGGATCCTGGCGAAGGCACCGGTCTGGGCCTTGCACTGGTCTATTCCATCGTTGAAGAGCATTATGGACAAATCACCATCGACAGCCCGGCTGATGTTCAAAGCCAACGCGGCACCCGTATCCGGGTGACCTTGCCGCGTCATGTCGAAGCGACGTCCGCTGTGAACTGA
- a CDS encoding sigma-54-dependent transcriptional regulator produces MPHILIVEDETIIRSALRRLLERNQYQVSEAGSVQEAQERFTIPTFDLIVSDLRLPGAPGTELIKLGQGTPVLIMTSYASLRSAVDSMKMGAVDYIAKPFDHDEMLQAVARILRDRQAVQASGEPVVGKAGNGATKPGASNNNGEIGIIGSCPPMQDLYSKIRKVAPTDSNVLIQGESGTGKELVARALHNLSKRAKAPMISVNCAAIPESLIESELFGHEKGAFTGASAGRAGLVEAADGGTLFLDEIGELPLEAQARLLRVLQEGEIRRVGSVQSQKVDVRLIAATHRDLKSLAKIGQFREDLYYRLHVIALKLPALRERGADVNEIATAFLARQSARVNRTDLKFAPDAEQAIRHYSWPGNVRELENAVERAVILCESPEISAELLGIDIELSDLDDDDFIGLPPQQGSAAGNNSHEPTEDLSLEDYFQHFVLEHQDHMTETELARKLGVSRKCLWERRQRLGIPRRKTGVASES; encoded by the coding sequence ATGCCGCACATTTTGATCGTCGAAGACGAAACAATTATCCGCTCCGCCTTGCGCCGCCTGCTGGAACGTAACCAGTACCAGGTCAGCGAAGCCGGTTCAGTGCAGGAAGCACAAGAACGCTTCACCATTCCCACGTTCGACCTGATCGTCAGCGACCTGCGTCTGCCGGGCGCGCCTGGCACCGAGTTGATCAAACTCGGCCAGGGCACTCCGGTGCTGATCATGACCAGCTACGCCAGCCTGCGTTCGGCCGTTGATTCGATGAAGATGGGCGCGGTGGATTACATCGCCAAGCCTTTCGATCACGATGAAATGCTGCAAGCCGTCGCGCGCATCCTGCGTGACCGTCAAGCGGTGCAAGCCAGCGGTGAACCGGTCGTCGGCAAAGCCGGCAATGGCGCCACGAAACCGGGCGCCAGCAACAACAACGGCGAAATCGGCATCATCGGCTCCTGCCCGCCGATGCAGGATCTGTACAGCAAGATCCGCAAAGTCGCGCCAACCGATTCCAATGTCCTGATCCAGGGCGAATCCGGCACCGGTAAAGAACTGGTGGCGCGTGCCCTGCACAACCTGTCCAAACGCGCCAAGGCGCCGATGATTTCGGTGAACTGCGCAGCCATCCCGGAAAGCCTCATCGAGTCCGAACTGTTCGGCCACGAAAAAGGCGCGTTCACTGGCGCCAGCGCCGGGCGTGCCGGCCTGGTAGAAGCGGCCGACGGCGGCACCTTGTTCCTCGACGAAATCGGCGAACTGCCACTGGAAGCCCAGGCCCGCCTGCTGCGCGTGCTGCAGGAAGGTGAAATTCGGCGTGTGGGTTCGGTGCAGTCCCAGAAAGTCGATGTGCGCCTGATCGCCGCGACCCACCGGGACCTCAAGAGCCTGGCGAAGATCGGCCAGTTCCGTGAAGACTTGTACTACCGCCTTCACGTGATCGCCCTGAAACTGCCGGCGCTGCGCGAGCGTGGCGCCGACGTCAACGAAATTGCCACCGCCTTCCTGGCGCGACAGAGCGCGCGAGTCAACCGCACCGACCTGAAGTTCGCCCCGGATGCCGAGCAAGCCATTCGTCACTACTCCTGGCCGGGTAACGTTCGGGAGCTGGAAAACGCGGTAGAACGTGCGGTCATCCTGTGCGAGAGCCCGGAGATTTCCGCCGAGCTGCTGGGGATCGATATCGAACTGAGCGATCTGGACGATGACGACTTCATCGGCCTGCCCCCACAACAGGGCAGCGCCGCCGGTAACAACAGCCATGAGCCGACCGAAGACCTGTCACTGGAAGATTACTTCCAGCACTTCGTTCTCGAGCATCAGGACCACATGACCGAGACCGAGTTGGCACGCAAACTCGGTGTCAGTCGTAAATGCCTGTGGGAACGCCGCCAGCGTCTGGGCATTCCGCGGCGCAAGACCGGGGTGGCCAGCGAGAGCTGA
- a CDS encoding polynucleotide adenylyltransferase PcnB: MLKKLFQSFRSPKRHTQHIRSTPEVLNSGQHSLQKAQFSRYAVNIVERLQNAGYQAYLVGGCVRDMLLGITPKDFDVATSATPEQVRAEFRNARIIGRRFKLVHIHFGREIIEVATFRANHPQNDEEEDSNQSSRNESGRILRDNVYGTLEEDAQRRDFTINALYYDPVSERILDYANGVHDIRNHLIRLIGDPKQRYQEDPVRMLRAVRFAAKLNFGIEKHSAVPIRELAPMLREIPSARLFEEVLKLFLSGHAADTFEMLVDLQLFDPLFPASAEALEYNPTYTHTLISDALINTDLRIKQNKPVTPAFLFAALLWPALPARVLRLQERGMPPIPAMQEAAHELIAEQCQRIAIPKRFTMPIREIWDMQERLPRRSGKRADLLLDNPRFRAGYDFLLLRESAGEQTDGLGEWWTDYQDANDSERRDMIRDLSGKDDGTGAPRKRRRSGGAKRKRTVGAPSATGE; encoded by the coding sequence ATGCTGAAGAAGCTGTTCCAGTCATTCCGTTCTCCCAAGCGTCATACGCAACACATTCGCAGTACGCCTGAAGTGCTCAACAGCGGCCAACATTCGCTGCAAAAGGCCCAATTCAGTCGCTACGCGGTGAACATTGTCGAACGCCTGCAGAACGCCGGTTATCAGGCTTACCTGGTCGGCGGCTGCGTGCGTGACATGCTGCTCGGCATCACGCCAAAAGACTTCGACGTCGCCACCAGTGCCACACCTGAACAGGTGCGGGCCGAATTCCGCAACGCGCGGATCATCGGTCGCCGCTTCAAGCTGGTGCACATTCACTTTGGCCGCGAAATCATTGAAGTCGCGACCTTCCGCGCCAATCACCCGCAAAACGATGAAGAGGAAGACAGCAACCAGTCTTCCCGCAACGAGAGCGGGCGCATCCTGCGCGATAACGTCTATGGCACGCTGGAAGAAGACGCGCAACGCCGCGACTTCACCATCAACGCCTTGTATTACGATCCGGTCAGCGAGCGCATCCTCGATTACGCCAACGGCGTACACGACATCCGCAATCACCTGATCCGCCTGATCGGCGACCCGAAGCAACGCTACCAGGAAGATCCGGTACGGATGCTGCGAGCCGTGCGTTTCGCCGCCAAGCTGAATTTCGGCATCGAAAAACACAGCGCCGTGCCAATCCGTGAGCTGGCGCCGATGCTGCGCGAGATCCCATCGGCCCGCCTGTTCGAAGAAGTACTCAAGCTGTTCCTCTCCGGCCATGCCGCGGACACCTTCGAGATGCTGGTCGACCTGCAGCTGTTCGATCCACTGTTCCCGGCCAGTGCCGAAGCGCTGGAATACAACCCGACCTACACCCACACGCTGATCAGCGATGCGTTGATCAACACCGACCTGCGGATCAAGCAGAACAAACCGGTGACCCCGGCGTTCCTGTTTGCGGCGCTGCTGTGGCCTGCCCTTCCTGCTCGGGTCCTGCGCCTGCAAGAACGTGGCATGCCGCCGATTCCTGCGATGCAGGAAGCCGCCCATGAACTGATTGCCGAACAGTGCCAGCGCATCGCGATTCCGAAACGCTTCACCATGCCGATCCGCGAGATCTGGGACATGCAGGAGCGTCTGCCACGCCGCAGCGGCAAGCGCGCCGACCTGTTGCTGGACAACCCGCGGTTCCGTGCCGGTTACGACTTCCTGCTGCTGCGCGAAAGCGCCGGCGAGCAGACCGACGGCCTGGGCGAATGGTGGACGGATTATCAGGACGCCAATGACAGCGAACGTCGCGACATGATCCGCGACCTCAGCGGCAAGGATGACGGCACCGGCGCCCCACGCAAGCGTCGCCGCAGCGGTGGCGCCAAGCGCAAACGCACCGTCGGCGCACCGAGCGCTACGGGCGAGTAA
- the folK gene encoding 2-amino-4-hydroxy-6-hydroxymethyldihydropteridine diphosphokinase codes for MERIYIGMGSNLADPAEQLRSAVDALAQLPQTELIGVSGFYQSDSLLPGQPRYTNAVAALDSTLAPLELLDALQAIENGQGRERLERWGPRTLDLDIVLFGDRLIDEPRLKVPHYHMQERAFVLYPLAELAPADLRLADGRNLSELLAACPFVGLERLSPN; via the coding sequence ATGGAACGCATCTACATCGGCATGGGCAGCAATCTGGCTGACCCCGCCGAACAATTGCGCAGCGCGGTCGACGCGCTGGCGCAGTTGCCGCAGACCGAACTGATCGGGGTTTCCGGGTTTTATCAGAGCGACTCCCTGCTACCCGGCCAACCGCGTTACACCAACGCGGTTGCCGCCCTCGACAGCACGCTCGCGCCGCTGGAACTGCTTGATGCGCTGCAAGCCATCGAAAACGGACAGGGCCGCGAGCGCCTTGAACGTTGGGGGCCACGTACGCTGGATCTCGACATCGTACTGTTCGGTGATCGGCTGATCGACGAACCTCGCCTCAAGGTGCCTCACTACCATATGCAGGAACGCGCTTTCGTTCTCTATCCGCTGGCCGAACTGGCGCCTGCGGATTTGCGTCTGGCTGATGGCCGCAACCTCAGTGAACTGCTCGCTGCCTGCCCGTTCGTCGGCCTGGAACGCCTCTCTCCGAATTAA
- the panB gene encoding 3-methyl-2-oxobutanoate hydroxymethyltransferase, translated as MPAITLTTLQGLKQKGEKITMLTCYDATFAHACNEAGVEVLLVGDSLGMVLQGHDSTLPVTTAEMAYHVASVKRGNTDALILADLPFMAYATLEQTMINSALLMQAGAHMVKVEGALWLADSIRLLAERGIPVCAHMGLTPQSVNILGGYKVQGRSENQARQMRADAIALEQAGAAMLLLECVPSELAEEITQAVGIPVIGIGAGSGTDGQVLVLHDMLGLSITGRVPKFVKNFMAGQQNIQAALGAYVTEVKAATFPGIEHGFSA; from the coding sequence ATGCCAGCCATCACCCTGACCACTCTGCAAGGTCTCAAGCAAAAAGGTGAAAAGATCACCATGCTGACCTGCTATGACGCGACCTTCGCCCACGCCTGCAATGAGGCTGGCGTCGAAGTGCTGCTGGTGGGCGACTCCCTCGGCATGGTTTTGCAAGGTCACGACAGCACCCTGCCGGTCACCACCGCTGAAATGGCTTACCACGTGGCGTCCGTCAAACGCGGTAACACCGATGCGTTGATCCTCGCCGACCTGCCCTTCATGGCCTACGCCACCCTTGAACAAACCATGATCAACAGTGCCCTGTTGATGCAGGCGGGTGCGCACATGGTCAAGGTTGAAGGTGCGCTGTGGCTGGCGGACTCGATCCGTCTGCTGGCCGAACGCGGTATCCCGGTGTGCGCCCACATGGGGCTGACACCGCAATCGGTGAATATTCTGGGCGGTTACAAAGTCCAGGGCCGTAGTGAAAACCAGGCACGGCAGATGCGTGCCGATGCCATCGCTCTGGAACAGGCGGGTGCAGCCATGCTGTTGCTCGAGTGCGTACCGAGTGAACTGGCCGAGGAAATCACCCAGGCGGTGGGTATCCCGGTGATCGGCATCGGCGCCGGCAGTGGCACCGACGGCCAGGTGCTGGTTCTGCACGACATGCTCGGCCTGTCGATCACGGGCCGCGTGCCGAAGTTCGTGAAGAACTTCATGGCCGGGCAACAGAACATTCAAGCGGCGCTTGGTGCGTACGTCACTGAAGTCAAAGCGGCGACTTTCCCTGGTATCGAACACGGATTCTCTGCATGA
- the panC gene encoding pantoate--beta-alanine ligase, producing the protein MNTVKTVRELRAAVARARSEGKRIGFVPTMGNLHSGHVALVTKATQRVDFVVASIFVNPLQFGAGEDLDKYPRTLAADQEKLLQAGCHLLFAPTVEEMYPDGMVGQTRVSVPQLSEGLCGASRPGHFEGVATVVTKLFNMVQPDLAIFGQKDFQQLAVIRALVHDLNMPIQIIGEPTVRAADGLALSSRNGFLSEEQRAVAPVVYRGLSQIAEAIKQGERDFPALIDAQIKQLEAAGLRPDYLEIRHALTLRPATAQDRDLVILVAAFLGTTRLIDNLHLNLDAPA; encoded by the coding sequence ATGAACACCGTAAAAACCGTACGCGAATTGCGGGCCGCCGTGGCCCGTGCCCGCAGTGAAGGCAAGCGCATCGGCTTCGTGCCGACCATGGGCAACCTGCACAGCGGTCATGTGGCACTGGTGACCAAAGCCACCCAACGGGTGGATTTCGTGGTCGCGAGCATTTTCGTCAACCCGTTGCAGTTCGGCGCTGGCGAAGACCTCGACAAGTACCCGCGCACCCTCGCGGCCGATCAGGAGAAACTGCTCCAGGCCGGTTGCCACCTGCTGTTCGCGCCAACCGTTGAAGAAATGTACCCCGACGGCATGGTCGGCCAGACCCGCGTCAGCGTTCCGCAACTCTCCGAAGGCCTGTGCGGAGCCAGTCGTCCTGGGCATTTCGAAGGTGTGGCAACGGTAGTCACCAAACTGTTCAACATGGTCCAGCCGGACCTGGCGATCTTCGGCCAGAAAGACTTCCAGCAACTGGCGGTGATTCGCGCTCTGGTGCATGACCTGAACATGCCGATCCAAATCATCGGCGAACCGACGGTACGTGCAGCCGACGGCCTGGCGCTGTCGTCGCGCAATGGTTTCCTCAGCGAAGAACAGCGGGCCGTTGCGCCGGTTGTGTATCGCGGTTTGAGCCAGATTGCCGAGGCGATCAAACAGGGCGAACGGGATTTCCCGGCGTTGATCGATGCGCAGATCAAGCAGCTTGAAGCGGCAGGTTTGCGTCCTGACTATCTGGAAATTCGGCATGCGCTGACCTTGCGCCCGGCAACTGCGCAGGATCGGGATCTGGTGATTCTGGTGGCGGCGTTCCTGGGCACTACGCGGTTGATCGACAACCTGCATCTGAACCTCGACGCGCCCGCATAA
- the panD gene encoding aspartate 1-decarboxylase has product MHAIMLKAKLHRAEVTHAVLDYEGSCAIDGEWLDLSGIREYEQIQIYNIDNGERFTTYAIRGEEGSRMISVNGAAAHKAKVGDRVIICAYAHYSEAELLNFKPRMLYMAPGNELSHTSNAIPVQVA; this is encoded by the coding sequence ATGCACGCCATCATGCTCAAAGCCAAGCTGCATCGCGCCGAAGTCACCCACGCAGTACTCGATTACGAAGGTTCCTGCGCCATCGACGGCGAATGGCTGGACCTGTCCGGCATCCGTGAGTACGAACAGATCCAGATCTACAACATCGACAATGGTGAACGCTTCACCACCTACGCGATTCGTGGCGAAGAAGGCTCGCGCATGATCTCGGTCAACGGTGCCGCCGCACACAAGGCCAAGGTCGGTGACCGCGTGATCATCTGCGCCTACGCCCACTACAGCGAAGCCGAGCTGCTCAACTTCAAGCCACGCATGCTCTACATGGCGCCGGGTAATGAACTGAGCCACACCAGCAATGCCATTCCGGTTCAGGTCGCCTGA
- the pgi gene encoding glucose-6-phosphate isomerase gives MAYYRTPQDVTALPAWQALNDHRQAMQDFSMREAFNADPQRFTQFTLSSCGLFLDYSKNLINAQTRDLLVGLANEVDLQGAIKALFEGEIVNSSEGRPALHTALRRPVGDKLKVNGVNVMPEVHKVLNQITDLVGRIHDGLWRGYSEKPITDVVNIGIGGSFLGPELVSEALLSYAQKGVRCHYLANIDGSEFHELTMKLRAETTLFIVSSKSFNTLETLKNAQAARAWYLAQGGSEAELYRHFIAVSSNNAAAVAFGIREENIFPMWDWVGGRYSLWSAIGLPIALAIGMSNFKELLSGAYTMDQHFQSAPFEQNMPVLLALLGVWYGNFWGAQSHAILPYDHYLRNITKHLQQLDMESNGKSVRQDGTPVSTDTGPVIWGGVGCNGQHAYHQLLHQGTQLIPADFIVPIVSFNPVSDHHQWLYANCLSQSQALMLGKTLAEAEAELRDKGMSEEEVQKLASHKVIPGNRPSNTLVVERISPRRLGALVAMYEHKVFVQSVIWGINAFDQWGVELGKELGKGVYNRLVGSEETPADDASTQGLINYFRGRHRG, from the coding sequence ATGGCGTATTACCGCACCCCTCAAGACGTTACCGCTCTGCCCGCCTGGCAAGCGCTGAATGACCACCGCCAAGCCATGCAGGATTTCAGCATGCGCGAAGCCTTTAATGCCGATCCGCAGCGCTTTACCCAATTCACCCTCAGCAGCTGCGGTCTGTTTCTCGATTACTCGAAAAACCTGATCAACGCCCAGACCCGCGATCTGCTGGTGGGCCTGGCCAACGAAGTCGACCTCCAAGGCGCGATCAAAGCGCTGTTCGAAGGCGAAATCGTCAACTCCTCCGAAGGTCGTCCGGCCTTGCACACCGCCCTGCGCCGGCCGGTCGGCGACAAGCTGAAGGTCAACGGCGTCAACGTGATGCCGGAAGTGCACAAGGTCCTGAACCAGATCACCGACCTCGTGGGCCGTATCCACGACGGTTTGTGGCGCGGTTACTCCGAGAAGCCGATCACTGACGTGGTGAACATCGGCATCGGTGGCTCGTTCCTCGGCCCGGAGCTGGTCTCCGAAGCGCTGCTGTCCTACGCCCAGAAAGGCGTGCGCTGCCATTACCTGGCGAACATCGACGGCAGTGAGTTCCACGAACTGACCATGAAGCTGCGTGCCGAAACCACGCTGTTCATCGTTTCGTCGAAATCCTTCAACACCCTCGAAACCTTGAAGAATGCCCAGGCCGCACGCGCCTGGTACCTGGCTCAGGGTGGTTCGGAAGCCGAGCTGTACCGTCACTTCATCGCCGTCTCCAGCAACAATGCAGCGGCGGTGGCCTTCGGGATTCGCGAAGAAAACATCTTCCCGATGTGGGACTGGGTTGGCGGCCGTTACTCGCTGTGGTCGGCCATCGGTTTGCCGATTGCCCTGGCCATCGGCATGTCGAACTTCAAGGAACTGCTGTCCGGTGCCTACACCATGGACCAGCATTTCCAGAGCGCGCCTTTCGAACAGAACATGCCGGTACTGCTGGCGCTGCTCGGTGTGTGGTACGGCAACTTCTGGGGCGCGCAAAGCCACGCGATCCTGCCGTACGACCACTACCTGCGTAACATCACCAAGCATTTGCAACAGCTGGACATGGAGTCCAACGGCAAGAGCGTGCGCCAGGACGGCACCCCAGTATCCACCGACACCGGTCCGGTGATCTGGGGCGGCGTGGGTTGCAACGGTCAGCACGCGTATCACCAGTTGCTGCACCAGGGCACCCAACTGATCCCGGCCGACTTCATCGTGCCGATCGTCAGCTTCAACCCGGTGTCCGACCACCACCAGTGGCTGTACGCCAACTGCCTGTCGCAAAGCCAGGCGCTGATGCTGGGCAAGACCCTTGCCGAGGCCGAAGCCGAATTGCGCGACAAAGGCATGAGCGAAGAAGAGGTGCAGAAACTCGCGTCTCACAAGGTGATCCCGGGCAACCGTCCGAGCAATACCCTGGTGGTCGAACGCATCAGCCCGCGTCGTCTCGGCGCTTTGGTGGCGATGTACGAACACAAAGTCTTCGTGCAAAGCGTGATCTGGGGCATCAATGCCTTCGACCAATGGGGCGTGGAGCTGGGTAAAGAGCTGGGCAAAGGCGTTTACAACCGCCTGGTCGGCAGCGAAGAAACCCCGGCTGACGATGCCTCGACCCAAGGCTTGATCAACTACTTCCGCGGTCGTCACCGCGGGTGA